A stretch of the Uranotaenia lowii strain MFRU-FL chromosome 3, ASM2978415v1, whole genome shotgun sequence genome encodes the following:
- the LOC129751858 gene encoding eukaryotic translation initiation factor eIF1, giving the protein MSIQNLNTFDPFADAIKGADDDVQDGLVHIRIQQRNGRKTLTTVQGLSSEYDLKKIVRACKKEFACNGTVIEHPEYGEVLQLQGDQRENICQWLTKSGLAKPDQLKVHGF; this is encoded by the exons ATGTCCATCCAGAATCTTAATACATTCG ACCCATTTGCGGATGCAATAAAGGGTGCAGATGATGATGTACAAGACGGACTCGTGCATATAAGAATTCAGCAGAGAAATGGTCGCAAAACACTAACCACTGTCCAGGGCCTGTCGTCCGAGTACGACCTGAAGAAAATCGTGCGAGCATGTAAGAAG GAATTCGCATGCAATGGCACTGTGATCGAACATCCCGAGTACGGTGAGGTTCTGCAGCTGCAGGGTGACCAGCGCGAAAACATCTGCCAGTGGCTGACCAAGTCGGGACTGGCGAAACCGGACCAACTCAAGGTGCACGGTTTCTAA